Proteins encoded together in one Deltaproteobacteria bacterium window:
- the surE gene encoding 5'/3'-nucleotidase SurE, which produces MIILVCNDDGIRSDGIQALARAVEPVGDVYVVAPDREQSAAGHSLTLHRPLRVEEIAPRQIAIDGTPTDCVNLAVSGILPGRPGLVVSGINKGANLGDDLTYSGTVSAAMEGTLLGIPSVAISLAGRNQFDFGPAAEFAVRLVAKVLEHGLPPDTLLNVNVPDRARSEMTGFRITRQGKRRFGEALVEKTDPRGKKYYWIGGDELGFVHEPGTDYAAILEGAVSITPIHLDLTHYPSFAALERLGLDWP; this is translated from the coding sequence ATGATCATTCTGGTCTGCAACGACGACGGCATCCGCTCGGACGGCATCCAAGCGCTGGCGCGTGCAGTGGAACCCGTCGGTGACGTCTATGTGGTCGCGCCTGATCGGGAGCAGAGCGCTGCCGGCCATTCGCTCACACTTCACCGGCCGCTTCGCGTCGAGGAGATCGCGCCGCGTCAGATCGCCATCGACGGAACCCCGACCGACTGCGTGAACCTGGCGGTCTCCGGCATTCTGCCGGGGCGTCCGGGACTCGTCGTGTCCGGTATCAACAAGGGTGCCAACCTCGGCGACGACCTCACGTACTCTGGCACGGTCTCTGCGGCGATGGAGGGGACGTTGCTCGGGATCCCATCCGTTGCGATTTCACTCGCCGGACGCAATCAGTTCGACTTCGGCCCTGCGGCGGAGTTCGCAGTCCGCCTCGTCGCAAAGGTGCTCGAGCACGGCCTGCCTCCCGACACCTTGCTGAACGTCAACGTGCCCGATCGCGCGCGTAGCGAGATGACCGGCTTCCGCATCACGCGTCAGGGCAAGCGCCGCTTCGGTGAAGCGCTCGTCGAGAAGACGGATCCGCGCGGCAAGAAATACTATTGGATCGGCGGCGACGAGCTCGGGTTCGTCCACGAGCCGGGGACCGATTACGCGGCGATCCTCGAGGGAGCCGTGTCGATCACGCCGATTCACCTCGATCTCACCCACTACCCATCGTTCGCGGCGCTGGAGCGGCTCGGACTGGATTGGCCATGA
- a CDS encoding protein-L-isoaspartate(D-aspartate) O-methyltransferase — MNFARARARMVEEQLVDRGVTDVRVLAAMSKVERHRFVAEALQQRAYDDKALPIGERQTISQPYMVGLMTQILELRGAERVLEIGTGCGYQTAVLAELVATVYTIERLASLAAAARATLDACGYANVVTRVGDGTIGWAEEAPFDGILITAGTPQVPRPLLAQLREGGSLVFPIGEEQLQTLVRIRKEPKGLREEYFGDCRFVKLVGRYGWRQ, encoded by the coding sequence ATGAACTTCGCGCGGGCGCGAGCGCGGATGGTGGAAGAACAGCTCGTGGATCGAGGTGTGACCGATGTCCGTGTGCTCGCGGCGATGTCCAAGGTGGAACGCCATCGATTCGTCGCCGAAGCGCTGCAGCAACGCGCCTACGACGACAAAGCCCTTCCCATCGGCGAACGGCAGACGATTTCCCAGCCATACATGGTGGGTCTGATGACGCAGATCCTCGAGCTGCGCGGCGCCGAGCGCGTGCTGGAGATCGGAACGGGCTGCGGCTATCAGACCGCCGTCCTCGCCGAGCTCGTCGCCACCGTCTACACGATCGAGCGGTTGGCTTCTCTGGCGGCCGCGGCACGCGCGACGCTGGACGCCTGCGGCTACGCGAACGTCGTGACGCGAGTCGGAGACGGCACCATCGGCTGGGCCGAGGAGGCTCCGTTCGACGGTATTCTGATCACCGCCGGCACCCCGCAGGTTCCGCGTCCGCTGCTCGCGCAGTTGCGCGAGGGCGGGTCGTTGGTCTTCCCGATCGGGGAGGAACAATTGCAAACACTCGTCCGAATCCGTAAAGAACCCAAGGGGCTGCGCGAAGAGTACTTCGGCGAC